A stretch of the Candidatus Zixiibacteriota bacterium genome encodes the following:
- a CDS encoding STAS domain-containing protein, with product MKLTHRESDNVIILEPKGKIMGGPDATMLHDRLHDFIDQNKKKVIIDLAKVEWMNSTGLGILISGLTTMRNNGGELKLAAVTEKIESLLTITKLITVFENYDTVDAAIESFK from the coding sequence ATGAAACTAACCCATCGAGAGTCTGATAATGTAATTATCCTTGAACCTAAAGGTAAAATCATGGGCGGCCCCGACGCTACTATGCTTCATGATAGGCTCCATGATTTTATTGATCAGAATAAGAAGAAAGTTATTATTGATCTGGCTAAGGTAGAATGGATGAACTCAACCGGTCTGGGAATATTGATTTCCGGGCTAACCACCATGAGAAACAATGGCGGTGAATTAAAGCTTGCCGCAGTTACCGAAAAGATTGAATCTTTACTAACTATTACCAAGCTTATCACTGTTTTTGAAAACTATGATACAGTAGATGCGGCAATTGAAAGCTTTAAGTAG
- a CDS encoding ATP-binding protein, giving the protein MDKPVISGNSIIVPSDSVYLAAVDDFLSTRLTEEGISQSIAADVAISVSEVVTNAIKHGNSDDINKKVTVKYELSQDEIIIYVKDEGNGFNPDAIPDPTDNNNLLKKVGRGIFIVRSLLDSIDFNFTNDGTEVILKRSIVRE; this is encoded by the coding sequence ATGGATAAACCTGTAATATCCGGAAATTCCATCATTGTTCCATCTGATTCTGTGTATCTTGCCGCTGTAGATGATTTTTTATCTACCAGACTCACCGAGGAAGGTATTTCACAATCAATTGCAGCTGATGTGGCTATTTCTGTTTCCGAGGTTGTTACCAATGCTATCAAACATGGCAATTCCGATGACATTAATAAAAAAGTAACCGTTAAATATGAGCTTAGCCAGGATGAAATAATAATTTATGTTAAAGATGAGGGAAATGGATTCAACCCTGACGCTATCCCTGATCCAACAGATAATAATAATTTATTAAAAAAAGTCGGCAGAGGGATTTTTATTGTCCGGTCGCTTCTCGACTCGATTGATTTTAATTTTACCAATGATGGTACAGAGGTAATCCTGAAAAGAAGCATTGTAAGAGAATAG